In the Centroberyx gerrardi isolate f3 chromosome 9, fCenGer3.hap1.cur.20231027, whole genome shotgun sequence genome, one interval contains:
- the nrl gene encoding neural retina-specific leucine zipper protein, whose amino-acid sequence MSSPSLPMPSLPPSPLAMEYLNDFDLLKFEVKSDTPPLPPPCTYPKSGLPHDPSSSPYTGHPPQDSSLSSSPYNSLPPSPTLSDAHPPPSGSSSLSSSSSSISFPLSISNSFTSGISSGSQGNVEGSPAHGGPQGPNPASLEDLIWLAALQQQFGGEVTGPASLLGALGGGPERGDRERGPVNSFLGCEDAVEALLNSAAAAVSSQFPVLSQSSSSNLGDSGSDSGGDISCAKGPDMCHRPLVFLSSAPPSLPNGAPASAPYPQPPSPQGRLHHHQHHHHQHHPHHPMHGHHHHHHHLQVSQCGVDERFSDEQLVSLSVRELNRHLRGVSKDEVVRLKQKRRTLKNRGYAQSCRYKRLQHRHALESEKHVLTQQLEQLQCELTRVLRERDAYKARYEKLISTNHGASDAPPARTNNPPSPPPDYFL is encoded by the exons ATGTCGTCTCCTTCCCTCCCGATGCCTTCTCTCCCCCCAAGTCCTCTGGCCATGGAGTACCTAAATGACTTTGATCTCCTCAAATTTGAGGTGAAATCTGACActcctccgctccctcctccctgtaCGTACCCCAAATCTGGCCTCCCCCACGACCCCTCCAGCTCTCCGTACACCGGCCACCCTCCCCAGGACTCCAGTTTGAGCTCCAGCCCATACAACTCTCTGCCACCGTCGCCGACGCTCAGCGACGCCCACCCGCCGCCTTCGggctcttcctccctttcttcgtcatcctcctccatctccttccccctctccatctccaacaGCTTCACCTCCGGCATCAGCTCCGGCTCTCAGGGGAACGTGGAGGGCAGCCCGGCCCACGGCGGGCCTCAGGGGCCCAACCCCGCCTCGCTGGAGGACCTGATCTGGCTGGcggcgctgcagcagcagtttggggGTGAAGTGACGGGACCTGCGTCGTTGCTGGGGGCCTTGGGAGGGGGGccagagcgaggagacagagagagggggccgGTCAACAGCTTCCTGGGTTGTGAGGATGCTGTGGAGGCTTTACTcaactctgctgctgcagctgtcagCTCACAG TTTCCAGTCCTGTCTCAGAGCTCCAGCAGTAACCTGGGGGACTCCGGCAGCGACAGCGGAGGTGACATCTCCTGCGCCAAGGGGCCGGACATGTGCCATCGCCCGCTCGTCTTCCTCTCATCCGCTCCCCCCTCGCTGCCCAACGGTGCCCCCGCCTCAGCACCCTACCCACAGCCACCCAGCCCCCAGGGCCGACTCCATCACCATCAGcatcaccatcatcagcatcaccCGCACCACCCCATGCATggccatcatcaccatcatcatcacctccaAGTCAGTCAA TGTGGGGTGGATGAGCGCTTCTCTGATGAGCAGCTCGTGAGCCTGTCAGTGCGGGAGCTGAACCGACACCTGCGTGGAGTGAGTAAGGACGAGGTGGTGCGCCTGAAGCAGAAGCGCCGCACACTAAAGAACCGCGGCTATGCCCAGTCCTGCCGCTACAAGCGCTTACAGCACCGCCACGCTTTGGAGTCTGAGAAACACGTGCTCACacaacag TTGGAACAGCTACAGTGTGAGCTGACTCGAGTGCTGAGGGAGCGAGACGCCTACAAGGCTCGCTACGAGAAGCTGATCAGCACAAACCACGGCGCCAGCGATGCTCCGCCGGCCCGCACCAACAACCCACCTTCCCCACCCCCCGACTACTTTCTCTGA
- the LOC139908796 gene encoding capping protein, Arp2/3 and myosin-I linker protein 3-like, giving the protein MASKEITASCFVSVSKDITESIRKIIDKSSIKFVRGIKLDTKNGKTEDRILVLTTWRLYFLAPKVPTKVETTFNFLEIRALNSHPEHQVIIDTDKSSYSLRFQSREHLNHVISHVNFALSRIFNNSVFAPSICHSDSDLSEGSRKYSPSSETSVETQRACGGFSETYAALCDYNGISCKEEVQWDVDTIYHSQDNREFNLLDFSHLESRDLAVIVASMAYNTWFTKLYCKDLRIGSEVTEQVLHTLSKSSSLEEITLENAGLKSDFPQKMSVALSENPASVIHSLNLAHNSLDNQGVSNLIQQVCRLSKGLRLLNLSKTSLSSKGVVSLSQALCSSDEYSNSLLHLDLSKNPGVLSGEDASNLYLFLSQPNCLVHLDLSGTDCCVDSLFGALLRGCCADLSFLNLSKNSFSHRKVKDTLPLFRQFFSSAFSLTHVSLASMKLPPDVLRALLMGLTSNPHINDLHLDISGCELRSPGAAVVQELFPRVSSIATLDISDNGLDADLLSVLPALSRHPSLKHLHLGKNFNIKNRLLDEVLQKLVQLIQEEECALQSLSLTDSRLRSRGTVLVNALGSNTCLRKVDLSGNNMDDIGAKMLSKALQINTTLRSVTWDRNNTSATGFLDVARALEHNFTLQYMPLPLSDISQAYRSAPERTEQALTKIQRALLRNNQTQRFSQRQALRLHQGLVTSTAEQVMERLCVRVQQQVCMLRGVGEMEEIQAAKQVLKEARNSRALYPSLCELAHVLSVDGPVRQRLDSLAGELAKAADKELQVIVDSMVSLCRELCPLSSSAAERLSPPLSSVSERVSIPRSAIRTALMERAAQDIHRALEEVKLSVVSYLTNSIVDQILQELYATHKTLTRQVSQVKRWDGTCEGGTGWRSHRHRDSLDITDEELSTSIDTIAIKKHSSRTRRIRPVSTRLSLCDDSSSSPPPSVPSFSSPLSRSASWEGLSELPTQGVPLHHVTRVRPRPPRRHRAGHIPSETHCSENGGISPLDDGLPDFYTKRVLPDSQLSSLHKAHSLRRKKRRNMLAIFGFRKNRNPTVSNQGPESGGEVYGEECHTVATAPTGTATENVYTLLQPPRSAARAGSPGEGADGKVNDHQGKNALVLSPPPVQGIPHPGMGGSKHPFYSPKEKPEVDAGLEQPVETERHWADDKQRTEGLHTDKQWMEGRQTDRHPEKHAERQPNQLWLDDRLSERTCAEVKTTDRQTDRYWTESRHPDRRLEKQWTVDRHTQRQIDRKMERQWTIGRQADRSWSENRPTDIQIDHQWLESRHPGRKTDRQVQALHLAQRPLPPYPSDRTPSPKQETDPPKSAEATAADWHLCQQEAQADRHACADAVGGHAEGWRGGGGASSGRAAPCASKPDPPPQSSKPNLPKLRLRHRQESSGTLPGAEEEDAEKDPGKIDKKERERGRDSEGQPPPIPEKPKMSSYVTFPKESAIERNLPPPPVPPPVSKPMHGLPDRAASQGEEGMRPQAPVKPQRNRKAMSCDAGTDRDSPNNLEKPPNRKPPVKKPRLPQNRNKSLDLSDSINSAPSHSELL; this is encoded by the exons GTCCTCACAACATGGCGGCTCTATTTCTTGGCGCCGAAGGTTCCCACTAAG GTAGAAACCACATTCAACTTCTTGGAGATTCGAGCCTTGAATTCCCATCCAGAACATCAG GTTATCATCGACACTGACAAGTCCAGCTACTCCCTGAGGTTTCAGTCACGCGAACACCTCAATCATGTGATCAGCCATGTTAATTTCGCCCTGTCTCGAATATTCAACAACTCTGTTTTTGC CCCTTCCATCTGTCATTCAGACAGTGACCTTTCGGAGGGCAGCAGGAAGTATTCCCCCAGCTCCGAGACCTCAGTGGAGACCCAGAGGGCCTGCG GAGGCTTCTCAGAGACCTACGCCGCTCTGTGCGACTATAATGGTATCAGCTGCAAGGAGGAAGTGCAGTGG GATGTGGACACCATCTATCACTCCCAGGACAACCGGGAGTTTAATCTGCTGGACTTCAGCCACCTGGAGAGCAg GGATTTGGCAGTTATTGTTGCGTCGATGGCCTACAACACTTGGTTCACTAAGCTGTACTGCAAAGACCTGCGGATA gggtcagaggtcacggagCAAGTCCTGCACACGCTCAGTAAATCCTCCAGCCTAGAGGAGATCACTCTGGAGAACGCTGGGCTAAAATC AGACTTCCCACAGAAGATGTCAGTTGCTCTTTCAGAGAATCCTGCTTCTGTCATCCACTCGCTCAACTTGGCCCACAACTCACTTGACAACCAAG GTGTGTCCAACTTAATCCAGCAGGTGTGTCGCCTCAGCAAAGGACTTCGTCTCCTCAACCTCTCCAAGACCTCGCTCTCCTCCAAAG gagtggtgtctctctctcaggctctgTGCTCCAGCGATGAGTACTCCAACTCTCTTCTGCACCTGGACCTGAGCAAGAACCCGGGGGTCCTCTCTGGGGAGGATGCCTCG aacTTGTATCTCTTCTTATCTCAGCCCAACTGCCTGGTCCATTTGGATCTGTCTGGCACAGATTGCTGTGTGGACTCA TTATTTGGGGCTCTTCTGAGGGGGTGTTGCGCTGATCTCTCCTTTTTGAATCTTTCCAAAAATTCCTTCTCTCACAG AAAGGTGAAGGATACGCTGCCATTGTTCCGTCAGTTCTTCAGCTCAGCCTTCAGCCTCACCCATGTCAGCTTGGCCTCCATGAAACTGCCCCCTGATGTTCTGAG GGCTCTCCTGATGGGCTTAACCTCCAATCCTCATATTAACGACCTGCACCTGGACATCAGTGGCTGTGAG cTCAGGTCCCCAGGTGCTGCTGTAGTCCAGGAGCTCTTCCCCAGAGTTTCCTCCATCGCCACTCTGGACATCTCAGACAACG gtCTTGATGCAGACCTGCTTTCAGTACTACCAGCCCTCTCCAGACACCCCTCCCTGAAACACCTTCATCTGGGCAAGAACTTCAACATCAAGAacag GCTTCTGGACGAGGTCCTGCAGAAGCTGGTTCAACTCATACAGGAGGAGGAATGT gccCTGCAGTCTTTGTCCCTGACTGACTCGCGACTGCGCTCTCGGGGCACAGTGCTGGTCAACGCTCTCGGCAGCAACACCTGTCTGAGGAAAGTGGACCTCAGCGGGAACAACATGGACGACATCGGGGCCAAGATGCTGAGCAAAGCGCTGCAAATCAACACCACGCTCAG GAGTGTGACATGGGATCGCAACAACACCTCCGCAACGGGATTTCTTGATGTGGCCCGCGCACTTGAACA taATTTCACCTTGCAGTACATGCCCCTACCCCTCAGTGACATCAGCCAGGCGTATCGCAGCGCCCCCGAGAGGACAGAGCAGGCACTGACCAAG ATCCAACGCGCTCTGCTGAGGAACAACCAGACCCAGCGCTTCTCCCAGAGACAGGCTCTCCGGCTGCACCAAGGCCTGGTCACTAGCACTGCCGAACAG GTGATGGagcgcctgtgtgtgcgtgtccagCAGCAGGTGTGTATGCTGCGAGGTGTCGGAGAAATGGAGGAGATTCAAGCTGCTAAACAAGTACTAAAAGAGGCCAGGAACTCCCGCGCT CTGTACCCTTCACTGTGTGAGCTGGCTCATGTGCTTTCTGTGGACGGACCGGTCAGACAGAGACTGGATTCTCTGGCCGGGGAACTTGCCAAAGCTGCAGACAAGGAGCTGCAG GTCATCGTTGACTCCATGGTGTCTCTCTGTCGTGAGCTGTGTCCCTTATCGTCCTCCGCGGCAGAGAGACTCAGTCCTCCTCTCTCGTCCGTCTCAGAGCGAGTGTCCATTCCTCGCTCCGCTATCCGCACGGCTCTGATGGAGCGAGCGGCGCAGGATATTCACCGAGCCTTGGA AGAAGTGAAGCTGTCGGTGGTCTCCTATCTCACCAACTCCATCGTGGACCAAATCTTGCAGGAGCTCTATGCCACCCATAAGACGCTT ACCCGGCAGGTGTCCCAGGTGAAGCGCTGGGACGGGACGTGTGAAGGCGGAACCGGATGGAGGtcccacagacacagagactcTCTGGACATCACTGACGAGGAGCTGAGCACCAGCATA GACACAATAGCCATTAAGAAGCACAGCTCTAGAACGAGACGGATACGACCCGTCTCCACCAGGCTGA GCCTGTGTGACGACTCCAGCTCCTCTCCGCCCCCCTCTGTGCCGTCGTTCTCCTCGCCCCTGTCCCGCTCTGCGTCCTGGGAGGGTTTGTCGGAGTTGCCCACACAGGGCGTACCGCTCCATCATGTGACCCGGGTTCGGCCAAGGCCTCCGCGGAGGCACAGAGCAGGACACATCCCCTCTGAGACG cACTGCAGTGAAAATGGAGGAATAAGTCCTCTTGATGATGGACTCCCAGATTTCTACACTAAAAGAGTCCTCCCTGATAG tcagctctcctctctgcacAAAGCCCACTctctgaggaggaagaagaggcgcAACATGCTCGCCATCTTTGGCTTCCGTAAAAACCGCAATCCGACTGTGTCCAATCAGGGGCCGGAGTCTGGAGGAGAGGTTTATGGAGAAGAGTGTCACACTGTTGCCACAGCACCCACAGG GACGGCCACAGAGAATGTATACACGCTCCTGCAGCCCCCGAGGTCCGCTGCCAGAGCTGGATCTCCTGGAgagggggctgatgggaaagtGAATGATCATCAGGGGAAAAACGCCCTCGTTTTGAGCCCACCGCCAGTGCAGGGCATACCGCATCCAGGCATGGGGGGAAGCAAACACCCATTTTACTCTCCCAAAGAG AAACCTGAAGTGGATGCAGGTCTTGAACAACCAGTAGAAACAGAAAGGCATTGGGCTGATGACAAACAACGGACGGAGGGGCTGCACACAGACAAGCAGTGGATGGAAGGGAGGCAGACTGATCGACATCCTGAGAAACACGCAGAGAGACAGCCCAACCAGCTGTGGTTAGATGACAGGCTATCAGAGAGAACTTGCgcagaggtgaaaacaacagacagacaaacagacaggtacTGGACCGAGAGCAGGCATCCGGATAGACGCTTGGAGAAGCAGTGGACGGTCGACAGACACACGCAGAGGCAGATCgacaggaagatggagagacagtggaCCATCGGCAGACAGGCCGACAGGTCATGGTCAGAGAACAGGCCGACAGACATACAGATTGATCATCAGTGGCTGGAGAGCAGGCATCCAGGCAGGAAGACGGACAGACAGGTCCAGGCGCTGCATCTGGCTCAGAGGCCCCTGCCTCCGTACCCGTCAGACAGGACTCCCTCGCCGAAGCAGGAAACGGATCCCCCGAAAAGCGCGGAGGCGACCGCGGCGGACTGGCATCTGTGTCAGCAGGAGGCGCAAGCAGATAGACACGCGTGTGCGGACGCAGTGGGAGGGCatgcagagggatggaggggcggaggaggggCGTCTTCTGGTCGAGCTGCTCCCTGTGCGTCCAAACCCGACCCTCCTCCACAAAGCAGTAAACCTAACCTGCCCAAGCTGAGGCTGAGGCATCGACAAGAGAGCTCAGGTACTCTACCAG gtgcagaggaggaagatgcaGAGAAGGATCCTGGAAAAAtagacaagaaagagagagaaagaggaagagattcagaAGGTCAACCGCCTCCTATTCCAGAAAAG CCAAAGATGTCCTCGTATGTGACTTTTCCAAAAGAATCAGCCATTGAAAGGAACTTGCCCCCTCCTCCTGTGCCCCCTCCTGTCAGCAAGCCGATGCATGGACTGCCAGACAGAGCTGCAAGTCAAG GTGAAGAAGGGATGAGACCGCAGGCACCAGTGAAGCCGCAGAGGAACAGAAAGGCGATGTCATGTGACGCAG GCACTGACAGGGATAGCCCTAATAACCTTGAGAAGCCCCCAAATCGCAAACCCCCTGTGAAAAAACCTAGACTACcccaaaacagaaataaatcacTGGACTTGTCTG ACAGCATCAACTCAGCACCTAGTCACAGTGAGCTGTTGTGA